A DNA window from Camelina sativa cultivar DH55 chromosome 13, Cs, whole genome shotgun sequence contains the following coding sequences:
- the LOC104734913 gene encoding protein ATAF2, translated as MKAELNLPAGFRFHPTDEELVKFYLCRKCASEQISAPVIAEIDLYKFNPWDLPEMSLYGEKEWYFFSPRDRKYPNGSRPNRAAGTGYWKATGADKPIGKPKTLGIKKALVFYAGKAPKGIKTNWIMHEYRLANVDRSASLHKKNNLRLDDWVLCRIYNKKGTMEKYLPADEKPRTTTMADQSSSPFDTSDSTYPTLQEDDSSSSGGGHGRVVSPDVREVQSEPKWGELEDALEAFDTNLFAGSMELLQPDAFVPQFLYQPDYFTPFQDPPEQKPFLNWKFTPQS; from the exons atgaAGGCGGAGCTAAACTTGCCGGCTGGATTCCGATTCCATCCAACGGACGAAGAGCTTGTCAAATTCTACTTGTGTCGGAAATGCGCATCGGAGCAGATCTCAGCTCCTGTTATCGCTGAGATTGATCTCTACAAGTTCAATCCTTGGGACCTTCCAG AGATGTCTCTGTACGGAGAGAAAGAGTGGTACTTCTTCTCACCTAGAGATCGGAAATACCCAAACGGTTCTCGTCCTAACCGGGCTGCTGGAACCGGTTATTGGAAAGCTACCGGAGCTGATAAACCGATTGGTAAACCCAAGACGTTGGGTATCAAGAAAGCTCTCGTTTTCTACGCTGGTAAAGCTCCTAAAGGGATTAAGACCAATTGGATCATGCACGAGTATCGTCTCGCTAATGTCGATAGATCAGCTTCTCTTCACAAAAAGAACAACCTACGa CTTGATGATTGGGTTTTATGTCGGATATACAACAAGAAAGGAACTATGGAGAAGTATCTCCCTGCCGATGAGAAACCAAGGACCACGACAATGGCTGATCAATCATCATCTCCTTTTGATACTTCGGACTCGACTTACCCGACATTGCAAGAGGATGATTCGAGTAGTTCCGGTGGTGGTCACGGTCGCGTGGTGTCACCAGATGTTCGGGAGGTTCAGAGCGAGCCTAAATGGGGAGAGCTTGAGGATGCTTTGGAAGCTTTTGATACTAACTTGTTTGCTGGTTCCATGGAGTTGTTGCAGCCTGACGCTTTCGTTCCCCAGTTCTTGTATCAGCCTGATTATTTTACTCCCTTCCAGGATCCGCCTGAGCAGAAACCATTCTTGAATTGGAAGTTTACTCCACAGAGTTAA